In Bosea vestrisii, the following are encoded in one genomic region:
- the chvE gene encoding multiple monosaccharide ABC transporter substrate-binding protein has protein sequence MKALRWMMALALGAFAFAPLAQAQQKGTIGVSMPTKSSARWIADGDNMVKSLKEKGYAVDLQYADDDIPNQLAQIENMITKGVKVLVIAAIDGTTLSDALQQAASKGVKVIAYDRLIRNSKNVDYYATFDNFQVGVLQASYIEKALGLKEGKGPFNIELFGGSPDDNNAYFFYNGAMSVLEPYIKSGKLVVRSGQLGMDKVSTLRWDGAVAQARMDNLLSAYYPDKRVDAVLSPYDGLSIGIISSLKGVGYGSGKQAMPVITGQDAEVQSVKSILNKEQTSTVFKDTRELAKIAANMVDASLSGKEVEVNDTKTYENGVKTVPSYLLKPVSVDASNWKETLIASGYYTENQVK, from the coding sequence ATGAAGGCACTCCGTTGGATGATGGCGCTTGCTCTTGGCGCTTTCGCTTTTGCACCGCTGGCCCAGGCCCAGCAGAAGGGCACGATCGGCGTCTCGATGCCGACCAAGTCCTCCGCGCGGTGGATCGCCGACGGCGACAACATGGTGAAGTCGCTGAAGGAGAAGGGCTACGCCGTCGACCTGCAATACGCGGATGACGACATCCCGAACCAGCTCGCCCAGATCGAGAACATGATCACCAAGGGCGTCAAGGTACTGGTCATCGCCGCCATCGACGGCACCACCCTGTCGGATGCGCTGCAGCAGGCCGCGAGCAAGGGGGTCAAGGTGATCGCCTATGACCGCCTGATCCGCAATTCCAAGAATGTCGACTACTACGCGACCTTCGACAATTTCCAGGTCGGCGTATTGCAGGCGAGCTATATCGAGAAGGCGCTCGGCCTCAAGGAAGGCAAGGGGCCCTTCAATATCGAGCTCTTTGGCGGCTCGCCCGACGACAACAACGCCTATTTTTTCTACAACGGCGCGATGTCGGTACTGGAGCCCTACATCAAGAGCGGCAAGCTCGTGGTGCGCAGCGGCCAGCTCGGCATGGACAAGGTCTCGACACTGCGCTGGGACGGCGCGGTCGCCCAGGCCCGCATGGACAACCTGCTCAGCGCCTACTACCCCGACAAGCGGGTCGACGCCGTGCTCTCGCCTTATGACGGCCTGAGCATCGGCATCATCTCCTCGCTCAAGGGCGTCGGCTATGGCAGCGGCAAGCAGGCCATGCCGGTGATCACCGGGCAGGATGCCGAGGTCCAGTCGGTCAAGTCGATCCTCAACAAGGAACAGACCTCGACCGTGTTCAAGGACACGCGCGAGCTCGCCAAGATCGCGGCAAACATGGTCGACGCCTCGCTCTCGGGCAAAGAGGTCGAGGTGAACGACACCAAGACCTATGAGAACGGCGTCAAGACCGTGCCCTCCTATCTGCTGAAGCCGGTCAGCGTCGACGCGTCGAACTGGAAGGAGACGCTGATCGCCAGCGGCTACTACACCGAGAACCAGGTGAAGTGA
- the mmsA gene encoding multiple monosaccharide ABC transporter ATP-binding protein, which yields MHALDNVNLTVRAGEIHALVGENGAGKSTLMKVLSGVYPHGSYSGAIHFDGQERQFRGIADSETLGIIIIHQELALVPLLSIAENIFLGNEQASHGVIDWSAVSARAKELLAKVGLKEKPETLVTTLGVGKQQLVEIAKALSKKVRLLILDEPTASLNESDSDALLELLLEFRRQGISSILISHKLNEIAKVADAITVLRDGATVETLDCRAQAVSEDRIIKGMVGREMADRYPRRESHPGEVLFEVENWTAHHPIHAERQMVKNVNLSIRRGEIVGIAGLMGAGRTEFAMSLFGRSYGQKISGTAKLAGKAIDVGTVERAIASGLAYATEDRKSLGLVLDEDIRKNITLANLAGVAERGVIDDMRELAVANDYRAKLRIRSPSVYQQAVNLSGGNQQKVVLSKWLFADPQVLILDEPTRGIDVGAKYEIYTIINQLAEAGKAVLMISSEMPELLGMCDRIYVMNEGAFVAELDAAQASQEKIMQAIMRSGRR from the coding sequence GTGCACGCGCTCGACAACGTCAACCTGACCGTCAGGGCAGGCGAGATCCACGCTCTGGTCGGTGAGAACGGCGCCGGCAAGTCGACGCTGATGAAGGTGTTGAGCGGCGTCTATCCGCACGGCTCCTATTCCGGCGCGATCCATTTCGACGGTCAGGAGCGCCAGTTCCGTGGCATCGCCGATAGCGAGACCCTCGGCATCATCATCATCCACCAGGAGCTTGCCCTGGTGCCGCTGCTCTCGATCGCCGAGAACATCTTCCTCGGCAACGAGCAGGCGAGCCATGGCGTCATCGACTGGTCGGCGGTTTCGGCCCGTGCCAAGGAGCTGCTCGCCAAGGTCGGGCTGAAGGAGAAGCCGGAGACGCTGGTCACCACTCTCGGCGTCGGCAAGCAGCAGCTCGTCGAGATCGCCAAGGCGCTGTCGAAGAAAGTCAGACTGCTCATCCTCGACGAGCCGACCGCGAGCCTGAACGAAAGCGACAGCGACGCGCTGCTCGAGCTCCTGCTCGAATTCAGGAGACAGGGCATCTCCTCGATCCTGATCTCGCACAAGCTCAATGAGATCGCGAAGGTCGCCGACGCGATCACCGTGCTGCGCGACGGCGCCACGGTAGAGACGCTCGACTGCCGCGCGCAGGCGGTCAGCGAGGACCGCATCATCAAGGGCATGGTCGGGCGCGAGATGGCCGATCGCTACCCCAGGCGGGAGAGTCATCCCGGCGAAGTCCTGTTCGAGGTCGAGAACTGGACCGCGCACCATCCGATCCACGCCGAGCGGCAGATGGTGAAGAACGTCAACCTCAGCATCCGCCGCGGCGAGATCGTCGGCATCGCCGGACTGATGGGGGCAGGGCGCACCGAATTCGCGATGAGCCTGTTCGGCCGCTCTTATGGCCAGAAGATCAGCGGCACGGCGAAGCTCGCCGGCAAGGCGATCGATGTCGGCACGGTCGAGCGCGCCATCGCCAGCGGCCTTGCCTACGCGACCGAGGATCGCAAATCCCTCGGCCTCGTCCTCGATGAGGACATCCGCAAGAACATCACCCTCGCCAATCTGGCTGGTGTCGCTGAGCGCGGCGTGATCGACGACATGCGCGAACTTGCCGTCGCCAACGATTATCGGGCCAAGCTCAGGATCCGCAGTCCCAGCGTCTACCAGCAGGCCGTCAACCTGTCCGGCGGCAACCAGCAGAAGGTCGTGCTGAGCAAATGGCTCTTCGCCGACCCGCAGGTGCTGATCCTTGACGAGCCGACACGCGGCATCGATGTCGGCGCCAAATACGAGATCTACACGATCATCAACCAGCTGGCCGAGGCCGGCAAGGCGGTACTGATGATCTCCTCGGAGATGCCGGAGCTGCTCGGCATGTGCGACCGCATCTATGTGATGAACGAAGGGGCGTTCGTCGCCGAGCTCGACGCTGCGCAGGCGTCCCAGGAAAAGATCATGCAGGCCATCATGAGATCGGGGAGACGCTGA
- the mmsB gene encoding multiple monosaccharide ABC transporter permease, protein MDTSLTDDVRGSKGASSLSFIKSHFRDYGMLLSLLAIMLFFQFMTDGTLLKPLNLTNLILQNSYIVIMALGMLLVIVAGHIDLSVGSVVGFVGGLAAVLMVRYGVHFVPTIIICLIVGGLIGAAQGYWVAYFHVPSFIVTLAGMLVFKGLTLALLGGMSVGPFPPTFQKLSSGFIPDLFGMEGFNLTALFLGTACVVAMVYFSLRSRNNQVRHGVETSPFTLFAAKNALLALLVVAFCYQLATYRGLPNVLVIMILLIALYAFVTNRTVIGRRIYALGGNEKAARLSGIKTERLTFLAFVNMGVLAGLAGLIFAARLNTATPKAGLGFELDVIAACFIGGASASGGVGKVTGAVIGAMVMGVMNNGMSILGIGIDYQQVIKGLVLLAAVSIDVYNKKK, encoded by the coding sequence ATGGATACGAGCCTGACCGACGACGTGCGCGGCTCGAAGGGTGCGTCCTCGCTGAGCTTCATCAAGTCGCATTTCCGCGATTACGGCATGCTGCTCTCGCTCCTGGCGATCATGCTGTTCTTCCAGTTCATGACCGACGGGACGCTGCTGAAGCCGCTCAACCTGACCAATTTGATCCTGCAGAACAGCTATATCGTCATCATGGCGCTCGGCATGCTGCTGGTCATCGTCGCCGGGCATATCGATCTCTCGGTCGGCTCGGTGGTCGGTTTCGTCGGCGGCCTCGCCGCGGTGCTGATGGTGCGCTACGGCGTCCACTTCGTGCCGACCATCATCATCTGCCTGATCGTCGGCGGGCTGATCGGCGCGGCGCAGGGCTATTGGGTGGCCTATTTCCACGTACCGTCCTTCATCGTCACGCTCGCCGGCATGCTGGTCTTCAAGGGGCTGACGCTCGCTTTGCTCGGCGGCATGTCGGTCGGCCCGTTCCCGCCGACCTTCCAGAAGCTCTCCTCCGGCTTCATCCCGGACCTGTTCGGCATGGAAGGCTTCAATCTGACCGCACTCTTCCTCGGCACCGCCTGCGTCGTCGCCATGGTCTATTTCAGCCTGCGCAGCCGCAACAACCAGGTCCGCCACGGCGTGGAGACCTCGCCTTTCACGCTTTTTGCCGCCAAGAACGCGCTGTTGGCACTGCTGGTCGTCGCCTTCTGCTATCAGCTGGCGACCTATCGCGGCCTGCCGAACGTGCTGGTGATCATGATCCTGCTGATCGCCCTCTACGCCTTCGTCACCAACCGCACCGTGATCGGCCGACGCATCTACGCGCTCGGCGGCAACGAGAAGGCGGCGAGGCTGTCGGGTATCAAGACCGAGCGCCTGACCTTCCTGGCCTTCGTCAACATGGGCGTGCTCGCCGGGCTCGCCGGGCTGATCTTTGCCGCGCGCCTCAACACCGCGACGCCGAAGGCGGGCCTCGGCTTCGAGCTCGACGTTATTGCCGCCTGCTTCATCGGCGGCGCCTCGGCGTCAGGCGGCGTCGGCAAGGTCACCGGCGCGGTGATCGGCGCCATGGTCATGGGCGTGATGAACAACGGCATGTCGATCCTCGGCATCGGCATCGACTATCAGCAGGTCATCAAGGGCCTGGTCCTGCTCGCGGCGGTTTCAATCGATGTCTACAACAAGAAGAAATAA
- a CDS encoding FadR/GntR family transcriptional regulator — MPSRSAHEFVVHGIGRRIVAGQYPIGSTLPGDADLTERFSVSRSVLREALKTLAAKGLVEPKTRVGTRILEEKRWNMFDADILSWRLQRGADAPFFENLFDIRQALEPLAAASAALRRSDEDICRIEAAWRRMGPPDQTREGFTSADLAFHRAILDASGNPFLHSIGSVIETALAAAFALSAPVDDPERFALALRQHRDILDAIVARDAAAANAAMTIVIIEGTRWTSMEVLRAPSIEIALKLFGR; from the coding sequence ATGCCCTCCCGTTCCGCGCACGAGTTCGTCGTGCACGGCATCGGGCGCCGGATCGTCGCCGGCCAGTATCCGATCGGCAGCACTTTGCCGGGCGACGCCGACCTGACGGAGCGCTTTTCCGTCTCGCGCTCGGTCCTGCGCGAAGCGCTCAAGACGCTCGCCGCGAAAGGGTTGGTCGAGCCCAAGACCCGCGTCGGCACGCGCATTCTCGAAGAGAAGCGCTGGAACATGTTCGACGCCGACATTCTGAGCTGGCGGTTGCAGCGCGGGGCCGACGCGCCCTTCTTCGAGAACCTGTTCGACATCCGTCAGGCGCTCGAGCCGCTCGCGGCGGCCTCGGCAGCGCTACGCCGCAGCGACGAGGACATCTGCCGGATCGAGGCAGCCTGGCGCCGCATGGGCCCGCCGGACCAGACGCGCGAGGGCTTCACCTCGGCCGATCTCGCCTTCCACCGCGCCATCCTCGACGCGTCCGGCAATCCCTTCCTGCATTCGATCGGCTCGGTCATCGAGACCGCGCTCGCAGCGGCCTTCGCGCTGAGCGCGCCGGTCGACGATCCCGAGCGCTTCGCCCTGGCGCTGCGTCAGCACCGTGACATTCTCGATGCGATCGTCGCGCGCGACGCCGCCGCAGCGAACGCCGCGATGACGATCGTCATCATCGAAGGCACGCGCTGGACCAGCATGGAAGTGCTGAGGGCACCGAGCATCGAGATCGCGCTCAAGCTGTTTGGCCGCTGA
- a CDS encoding NAD-dependent epimerase/dehydratase family protein: MTQQAAIQSVLITGAGGNLGRKLTTHLLAGSWCKRLVAVDRLAVPATSDPRLIAIEADLADANDAGWRETVQGIDAIVHLAASNPLPDAPWSDSCVGFDMTLHLLEAAVAAGVRRFVFASSNHTMGQYKDEPLAGTIGPGDLRTDLPPGPGTRFFNGHEIVQGFAYGASKLMGERACCAKANLSDGRFTSVSVRIGWCQPGANDPHTLNTSGLPGEQPGAGAEAERDLRWFRNMWLSDRDYAAVMEGALLADAAGWPAPGIVVNGMSANRGMPWDLSESEKLIGYRPKDDVWAHL; this comes from the coding sequence ATGACACAGCAAGCCGCCATCCAATCCGTCCTGATCACCGGCGCCGGAGGCAATCTCGGTCGCAAGCTGACGACCCATCTGCTCGCCGGTTCCTGGTGTAAGCGTCTCGTCGCGGTCGACCGCCTGGCGGTGCCCGCTACGTCCGACCCGCGGCTCATCGCGATCGAGGCCGACCTCGCCGACGCGAATGATGCAGGCTGGCGCGAGACTGTTCAGGGCATCGATGCGATCGTCCATCTCGCTGCCAGCAATCCTTTGCCGGATGCGCCGTGGAGCGATTCCTGCGTCGGTTTCGACATGACGCTGCATCTGCTCGAGGCGGCGGTGGCAGCCGGCGTGCGGCGCTTCGTCTTCGCCTCCTCCAACCACACAATGGGCCAGTACAAGGACGAGCCGCTTGCCGGCACGATCGGCCCGGGAGACTTGCGGACCGATCTGCCACCGGGACCGGGCACGCGCTTCTTCAATGGTCATGAGATCGTGCAGGGCTTCGCCTATGGCGCCTCGAAGCTGATGGGCGAGCGCGCCTGCTGCGCCAAGGCCAACCTGTCCGATGGAAGGTTCACGTCTGTCTCGGTGCGCATCGGCTGGTGCCAGCCGGGCGCGAATGATCCGCATACCCTCAATACCTCCGGACTACCCGGCGAACAGCCCGGTGCCGGAGCGGAGGCCGAACGCGACCTGCGCTGGTTCCGCAACATGTGGCTGTCGGACCGCGATTACGCCGCGGTCATGGAAGGAGCGTTGCTGGCGGATGCCGCCGGCTGGCCAGCTCCCGGGATCGTCGTCAACGGCATGTCGGCCAATCGCGGCATGCCCTGGGATCTCAGCGAGAGCGAGAAGCTGATCGGTTACCGGCCCAAGGATGATGTCTGGGCCCATCTTTGA
- a CDS encoding N-carbamoyl-D-amino-acid hydrolase: protein MPRIVTVAAAQLGPIQRADSRNEVVDRMVALMETAKAQGATFIVYPELALTTFFPRWYHQDRAEADHWFERAMPGLETQPLFDKAREFGMAMSFGYAELTPQGRHFNSSILVDHTGRIVGKYRKVHLPGHVEFDPERAHQHLEKRYFEPGDLGFPVWEFEGGLFGMAICNDRRWPETYRVMGLQGVEMVVLGYNTPSANSQSANETAADRLFHHRLSVQAGAYQNSTWVVAVAKAGSEDGHHLIGGTLIAAPDGKIVGELDHEEDGVLVHACDLDDTRFGKATIFDFARHRRIEHYGLLTERTGAGDPLGKPLPGKTEGA from the coding sequence GTGCCACGCATCGTTACAGTCGCTGCCGCTCAACTGGGCCCGATCCAGCGGGCCGACAGTCGCAACGAGGTCGTCGACCGCATGGTCGCGCTCATGGAAACGGCCAAGGCGCAGGGCGCGACCTTCATCGTCTACCCGGAGCTCGCGCTGACCACCTTCTTCCCGCGCTGGTATCATCAGGATCGCGCCGAGGCCGATCATTGGTTTGAGCGCGCCATGCCCGGGCTGGAAACACAGCCGCTCTTCGACAAGGCGAGAGAGTTCGGCATGGCCATGAGCTTCGGTTATGCCGAGCTCACGCCGCAGGGCCGTCATTTCAACAGCTCGATCCTGGTCGATCACACCGGCCGGATCGTCGGCAAGTATCGGAAGGTGCATCTCCCGGGTCATGTCGAATTCGACCCCGAGCGTGCGCACCAGCATCTCGAGAAGCGCTACTTCGAGCCTGGCGATCTCGGTTTCCCGGTCTGGGAGTTCGAGGGCGGCCTGTTCGGGATGGCGATCTGCAATGACCGGCGCTGGCCCGAGACCTATCGCGTCATGGGGCTGCAGGGCGTCGAGATGGTTGTGCTCGGTTACAATACACCGTCAGCCAACTCGCAATCCGCAAACGAGACGGCTGCCGATCGCCTCTTCCATCACCGCCTCTCGGTGCAGGCCGGCGCATACCAGAATTCAACCTGGGTCGTGGCCGTCGCCAAGGCCGGCAGCGAGGACGGCCATCACCTGATCGGCGGCACGCTGATCGCGGCGCCTGACGGCAAGATCGTCGGCGAGCTCGACCATGAGGAAGATGGCGTACTCGTCCACGCCTGCGATCTCGACGACACCCGCTTCGGAAAGGCCACGATCTTCGACTTCGCCCGCCATCGCCGCATCGAGCACTATGGCCTGTTGACGGAGCGCACCGGCGCCGGCGACCCGCTTGGCAAGCCTCTCCCTGGAAAGACGGAGGGCGCCTGA
- the hydA gene encoding dihydropyrimidinase produces the protein MSDFDLVIRGGTAVTSSDIGAFDIGVSDGVIVAIGERLPRGREEVDAHGLLVLPGGVDSHVHLDQPFSSGADIADGFDSGTASAAAGGTTTVICHAPQVRGGSLAGAVAAYVEKARQARIDHAFHLLVNDPTPEVLEHELPALVEAGHRSVKIFMTYDSNRLGDAQILQTLAAARRAGALVCVHAEHHELIGWLTQALLDAGLTAPRHLAWAKPMVVEREATHRILALAEALDTPIQIFHVSGTQSGEEVARAQARGQKAWAETCTQYLVLDEADMDRPGFEGAKFMISPALRSAADREALWQFLRDGVIDIVSSDHSPLRYDDPRGKKQHGETAPFNKIPNGVPGLAARLPILYSEGVAKGRIDLRRFVDLVATNPARRFGLGPRKGAIALGADADIVLLDPEKRVELTNAQQHHGSDYTPYEGMTVQGYPTATYQRGRLVFDGERVLAQPGDGRLLARGPYPEIAPTGHFPTPFDPFR, from the coding sequence ATGAGCGATTTCGATCTCGTCATCCGCGGCGGAACGGCCGTGACATCCTCCGATATCGGAGCCTTCGATATCGGCGTGAGCGATGGCGTCATCGTCGCGATCGGCGAACGGCTCCCGCGCGGTCGCGAGGAGGTGGACGCGCACGGCCTGCTCGTGCTGCCGGGCGGCGTCGACAGCCATGTCCATCTCGACCAGCCGTTTTCCTCGGGCGCGGACATTGCCGACGGTTTCGACAGCGGCACGGCCTCTGCCGCGGCGGGAGGCACGACCACGGTCATCTGCCATGCGCCTCAGGTCAGGGGCGGCTCGCTGGCTGGCGCCGTCGCCGCCTATGTCGAAAAGGCCAGACAGGCGCGGATCGACCACGCCTTCCATCTCCTGGTCAACGATCCGACGCCGGAGGTGCTCGAGCACGAGCTGCCGGCGCTGGTCGAGGCCGGGCACCGCTCGGTCAAGATCTTCATGACCTATGACAGCAACCGCCTGGGCGACGCGCAGATCCTGCAGACGCTCGCGGCGGCACGCCGCGCGGGCGCCCTCGTCTGCGTCCATGCCGAGCATCACGAGTTGATCGGCTGGCTGACGCAGGCGCTGCTGGATGCCGGCCTGACGGCGCCGCGCCACCTCGCCTGGGCCAAGCCGATGGTGGTCGAGCGCGAGGCAACGCACCGCATCCTGGCGCTGGCCGAAGCGCTGGATACGCCGATCCAGATCTTCCACGTCTCGGGTACGCAGTCGGGCGAGGAGGTGGCGCGGGCGCAGGCGCGCGGGCAGAAGGCCTGGGCCGAGACCTGCACGCAATATCTCGTGCTCGACGAGGCCGACATGGACAGGCCGGGCTTCGAGGGCGCGAAGTTCATGATCTCGCCGGCGCTGCGGTCCGCCGCCGATCGCGAAGCGCTCTGGCAATTCCTCCGTGACGGCGTGATCGACATCGTTTCGTCCGACCATTCGCCGCTGCGCTATGACGATCCGCGCGGCAAGAAGCAGCATGGCGAGACCGCGCCCTTCAACAAGATCCCGAACGGCGTGCCCGGTCTCGCGGCCCGGCTGCCGATCCTCTATTCGGAAGGCGTCGCAAAGGGGCGCATCGACCTGCGCCGCTTCGTCGACCTCGTCGCGACCAACCCGGCGCGGCGTTTCGGGCTGGGCCCGCGCAAGGGCGCGATCGCGCTCGGGGCGGACGCCGACATCGTCCTGCTCGATCCGGAGAAGCGCGTTGAGCTCACCAACGCCCAGCAGCATCACGGCAGCGACTACACGCCCTATGAGGGCATGACGGTCCAGGGCTACCCGACCGCCACCTATCAACGCGGCCGCCTCGTCTTCGACGGTGAGCGCGTGCTTGCCCAGCCGGGAGATGGCCGATTGCTGGCGCGCGGCCCTTACCCCGAGATCGCGCCGACCGGGCATTTCCCGACGCCGTTCGACCCATTCCGGTAA